Proteins from a genomic interval of Luteibacter pinisoli:
- a CDS encoding cobalamin-binding protein, giving the protein MIRPFVFLALLVAGPAFAATSISVTDDAGRTVTLPAPAHRIVSLAPNITDTLYAAGAGSYVVGTSRFSEHPDAARRVPVVGDATMLDLERIVALKPDLIMVWKSGTPAAQVDKLARLGIPIYYSETTRLADIPAATRRFGKLAGTEAVANGNATAFAQALDGLRKAFAGKKRLKVFFQVWDRPLMTVGRAQMISDALDLCGGDNLFNDLAQAAPTVGREAVLARNPDVIMTAGGEGDSLAPWMQGSSLAAARRGNVMAIDAPTLALPSPSILPSVRTLCLKLDEARSRTP; this is encoded by the coding sequence ATGATCCGCCCGTTCGTCTTCCTCGCCCTGCTGGTGGCCGGTCCGGCCTTCGCCGCCACGAGCATCAGCGTCACTGACGATGCCGGGCGTACCGTCACGCTCCCGGCGCCGGCGCATCGCATCGTCAGCCTCGCGCCGAACATCACCGATACGCTCTACGCGGCAGGTGCCGGCAGCTACGTGGTGGGGACGTCGCGCTTCTCCGAACACCCCGACGCCGCGCGACGCGTGCCGGTGGTCGGCGATGCCACGATGCTTGACCTCGAACGGATCGTCGCGCTGAAGCCGGACCTCATCATGGTATGGAAAAGCGGCACGCCCGCTGCGCAGGTGGACAAGCTCGCCCGCCTCGGCATCCCCATCTATTACTCGGAAACCACGCGCCTGGCCGATATCCCGGCCGCGACACGTCGTTTCGGCAAGCTGGCCGGGACAGAAGCCGTGGCGAACGGGAACGCCACAGCCTTCGCCCAGGCACTGGACGGCCTGCGCAAGGCGTTTGCCGGCAAGAAGCGCCTGAAGGTGTTTTTCCAGGTGTGGGACCGCCCCCTGATGACCGTCGGCCGGGCGCAGATGATTTCCGACGCGCTGGACCTGTGCGGCGGCGACAACCTGTTCAACGACCTGGCCCAGGCGGCGCCCACGGTGGGCCGCGAGGCCGTGCTGGCGCGCAACCCCGACGTGATCATGACCGCCGGCGGCGAGGGCGACTCACTGGCGCCGTGGATGCAGGGCAGCTCGCTGGCCGCGGCGCGACGTGGCAACGTCATGGCCATCGACGCACCGACGTTGGCCCTGCCCTCGCCGTCGATCCTGCCCAGCGTGCGCACCCTGTGCCTGAAGCTGGACGAGGCGCGTAGCCGCACCCCCTAA
- a CDS encoding ABC transporter ATP-binding protein, whose translation MLTTEALRLAVRDRRLVDALTLQIAPGQVWCVLGPNGAGKSTLLRTLAGLRDPDGGRVRLDGRDVGTWKPLELARRRGFLPQSVVDAFSLTVLEAVTAARHPRLPFWAWGDEDLATVRAALSRFELDELAERDITTLSGGERQRVNIAALFAQEVDVMLLDEPLSSLDLHHQMKTLHELVLASRAGRSVVFTVHDINLAMQHATHAVLLDGHGRALSGTKDTVVTSANLSAAFHHPIHGITIDGELFFRAARLTDTRP comes from the coding sequence ATGCTGACGACGGAAGCGCTGCGCCTGGCCGTTCGCGACCGCCGGCTGGTGGACGCGCTGACCCTGCAGATCGCGCCGGGCCAGGTCTGGTGCGTGCTGGGCCCGAATGGCGCCGGCAAGTCCACCCTGCTGCGCACGCTGGCCGGCCTGCGCGATCCCGATGGTGGACGCGTGCGCCTGGACGGCCGTGACGTCGGCACCTGGAAACCGCTCGAACTCGCGCGACGCCGGGGCTTCCTGCCACAGTCGGTGGTCGACGCCTTCAGCCTCACGGTGCTCGAAGCCGTCACCGCCGCGCGCCATCCGCGCCTGCCCTTCTGGGCCTGGGGTGATGAGGACCTGGCGACGGTGCGCGCCGCGCTGTCGCGCTTTGAACTCGATGAACTCGCCGAGCGCGATATCACCACGCTCTCGGGCGGCGAACGGCAGCGCGTGAACATCGCCGCCCTGTTCGCGCAGGAAGTGGACGTGATGCTGCTCGACGAGCCGCTCTCCTCGCTGGACCTGCACCACCAGATGAAGACGCTGCACGAGCTGGTGCTCGCCTCGCGCGCGGGCCGCTCGGTGGTCTTCACCGTGCACGACATCAACCTCGCCATGCAGCATGCGACGCACGCGGTATTGCTGGACGGACACGGCCGCGCCCTCTCGGGCACGAAGGACACCGTGGTCACCAGCGCCAACCTCAGTGCGGCATTCCACCATCCCATCCACGGCATCACCATCGACGGCGAACTGTTCTTCCGCGCCGCGCGCCTCACGGACACACGCCCATGA
- a CDS encoding FecCD family ABC transporter permease, which produces MATFGAAARLWAGLLVLSAAIVLASVLLGGDGSSLRASWHGLVTSADTPMHAIVHELRIPRALAAYGVGGLLALSGCLMQILVRNPLADPYTLGLSGGAAVGALGAMLAGAGALATAGGAAVGALFACVAVFVLAHRDLGARRRTAHRDDATDLILTGVMLASGFGAIVSMMLVLAPDRNLRGMLFWMMGDLSGVATPWPPLLSMLAALLVVAPLGRQLNLLARGEESASALGVRPNAVKSAIFAIASLATAVAVTTAGTVGFVGLVVPHALRRLVGNDQRVLIPASALCGGMLVVVADTVSRIIADPIQLPVGAVMAIIGVPTFLFLLVRRR; this is translated from the coding sequence ATGGCCACGTTTGGCGCGGCGGCGCGGCTGTGGGCTGGCCTGCTGGTGCTCTCGGCCGCCATCGTCCTGGCCTCGGTGCTGCTGGGCGGTGACGGCTCCTCCCTGCGCGCGTCCTGGCACGGCCTGGTCACCTCGGCGGATACGCCGATGCACGCCATCGTCCACGAGCTGCGCATCCCGCGGGCCCTGGCCGCCTATGGCGTGGGCGGCCTGCTCGCCCTGTCCGGCTGCCTGATGCAGATCCTGGTCCGCAACCCGCTGGCGGACCCCTACACGCTGGGCCTGTCGGGCGGCGCTGCCGTCGGTGCGCTGGGTGCGATGCTGGCCGGCGCCGGCGCACTGGCGACGGCAGGCGGGGCGGCCGTGGGCGCCCTGTTCGCCTGCGTGGCGGTCTTCGTCCTCGCCCATCGCGACCTGGGCGCCCGGCGGCGCACGGCCCACCGTGACGACGCCACCGACCTGATCCTGACCGGCGTGATGCTGGCTTCCGGTTTCGGCGCCATCGTCAGCATGATGCTGGTGCTGGCCCCCGACCGGAACCTGCGCGGCATGCTGTTCTGGATGATGGGCGACCTCAGCGGCGTCGCCACGCCGTGGCCGCCCCTGCTGTCGATGCTCGCCGCGCTGCTGGTGGTCGCGCCGCTCGGCCGGCAGCTGAACCTCCTGGCCCGTGGTGAAGAATCGGCCAGTGCCCTGGGCGTTCGCCCCAACGCGGTGAAGTCGGCCATCTTCGCCATCGCCTCGCTGGCCACGGCCGTCGCGGTGACCACGGCCGGCACCGTGGGCTTCGTCGGGCTGGTGGTGCCGCATGCCCTGCGCCGCCTGGTCGGTAACGACCAGCGCGTGCTGATCCCGGCCAGCGCCCTGTGCGGCGGCATGCTCGTGGTGGTGGCCGACACGGTGTCGCGGATCATCGCCGATCCGATCCAGCTCCCCGTGGGCGCGGTGATGGCAATCATCGGCGTGCCCACCTTCCTGTTCCTCCTGGTGCGCCGCCGGTGA
- a CDS encoding MliC family protein: MKAVLALVLLLLPTPPLAAQTLAIPQVNTGRPIVATYRCPTGKPFKVTYWNGDNGQSFALVPIAGKPLLLVNLMSADGARYGAGSVVWWTKGRNADLYNEGMDPDTGKVRPVSCSEVPGTG; encoded by the coding sequence ATGAAAGCCGTCCTTGCCCTTGTCCTCCTCTTGCTGCCCACGCCGCCCCTGGCGGCGCAGACCCTCGCCATTCCGCAGGTAAACACCGGGCGCCCGATCGTCGCGACCTACCGCTGCCCCACCGGAAAGCCGTTCAAGGTCACCTACTGGAACGGGGACAACGGGCAGAGCTTCGCGCTGGTGCCGATCGCCGGCAAACCGCTTCTCCTGGTCAACCTGATGTCCGCCGATGGCGCCCGCTACGGGGCCGGGTCCGTGGTGTGGTGGACCAAGGGCCGCAACGCCGACCTCTACAACGAGGGCATGGACCCGGATACCGGCAAGGTGCGGCCTGTGTCGTGCTCGGAAGTCCCGGGTACTGGCTAA
- a CDS encoding MarR family winged helix-turn-helix transcriptional regulator, which yields MTPLDKLHRQLTTLALATSRRFQRMLDVRLGDFDVTSSTVVPMLLVGRSGGGINQVTLAEQIGVTGPSLVRTLDKLVELGLVRRESDPADRRAKTLWLTDAGEALAVQMEARMVDMRREILAGVSEDDVRAALRVHEALNAALVFDGQDDAGT from the coding sequence ATGACGCCCCTCGACAAGCTGCACCGCCAGCTGACCACGCTTGCGCTTGCCACCAGCCGCCGCTTCCAGCGGATGCTGGACGTGCGCCTGGGCGACTTCGACGTCACCTCGTCCACCGTGGTGCCGATGCTGCTGGTGGGCCGCTCGGGTGGCGGGATCAACCAGGTGACCCTGGCCGAGCAGATCGGCGTGACCGGGCCCTCGCTGGTGCGCACGCTGGACAAGCTGGTGGAGCTGGGCCTGGTGCGTCGCGAAAGCGACCCCGCGGACCGCCGCGCGAAAACGCTGTGGCTGACCGACGCCGGCGAAGCGCTGGCGGTGCAGATGGAAGCGCGCATGGTGGATATGCGCCGGGAGATCCTCGCCGGGGTGTCCGAAGACGACGTCCGTGCCGCCCTGCGCGTGCACGAGGCACTCAACGCGGCACTCGTGTTCGACGGCCAGGACGACGCCGGGACCTGA
- a CDS encoding FUSC family protein, producing MRFALPTTSEWLYSGKAFLAAILAFYIALRIPLPNPYWSFASVYIVSHPLSGATRSKSIYRAFGTLLGATMAVLLVSLFATRPLTLVLAMGAWSALALYLSLRDNTPSAYGFLLASYTTPLIGVSAIIAPGLVFDTAVARSEEILLGIVCASVVSTVLFPDRVGPVFHDRVAALMKDASAWAVRRLRDPARRTTPPLRFNLLSDIASLDGLITHLGHDATRRNEASEARQLRYRMTMLIPQVASLGDALAHAATTEAGAARACGVVLADVIAWLERGVEGTPGHGDDLRAAITALRDAQGTPSASTLPVANVTERLRDLVDLWQDCLRLHRAFVDKAPVTPTLAYRDAGPDDSRRFYDHVQMIHAALSPALAFVIAATAWLYSGWPGGAFGVVLVAVSTAFFAASDAPAALIGRFFLWQAISVVAGLVYLFYIFPQLTSFAGVALAMAPPLILVGTLTGRPAFNMGVLLVTSQTISGIALHNNSAANFEDYANSSLAALGGLAFAAVWSAVTRPFGAEIAARRLAVANWREQVALSRSDRRMERNVALSRMVDRTAQWMPRLALTTGKPLSHTDAVRDLRVSVALIDLREQRARGADLIDIVLDASHFYFQQCLAARTSLPPPAALLTTIDTAIAALAGAHGDAAAALLRYRLALLALPPVAMAEPISPQPTQPILSQ from the coding sequence ATGCGCTTCGCCCTGCCCACGACCTCCGAATGGCTGTATTCGGGGAAAGCCTTCCTTGCCGCGATCCTCGCGTTCTACATCGCGTTGCGGATTCCGCTGCCCAACCCGTACTGGTCGTTCGCCAGCGTTTACATCGTCTCGCATCCGTTGTCGGGGGCCACGCGGTCGAAGTCGATCTATCGCGCGTTCGGAACGCTGCTGGGCGCCACGATGGCGGTGCTGCTGGTGTCGCTGTTCGCGACGCGACCGCTGACGCTGGTGCTGGCGATGGGCGCGTGGAGTGCGCTGGCGCTTTACCTCTCGCTGCGCGACAACACGCCCAGTGCGTACGGTTTCCTGCTTGCTTCGTACACCACGCCGCTGATCGGCGTCTCCGCCATCATCGCGCCGGGCCTCGTGTTCGATACGGCGGTCGCGCGTTCCGAAGAAATCCTGCTCGGCATCGTCTGCGCCAGCGTGGTCAGCACGGTGCTCTTTCCCGATCGTGTCGGCCCGGTCTTCCATGACCGCGTCGCGGCGCTGATGAAAGACGCTTCCGCCTGGGCCGTGCGCCGCCTTCGCGACCCGGCGCGGCGCACCACGCCACCGTTACGCTTCAACCTGCTCAGTGACATCGCCTCGCTGGATGGCCTGATTACCCACCTCGGCCACGACGCCACGCGCCGCAACGAAGCGAGCGAAGCGCGGCAGCTGCGCTATCGCATGACGATGCTAATCCCGCAGGTGGCATCGCTGGGAGACGCGCTGGCACACGCGGCGACGACGGAGGCCGGAGCGGCCCGGGCGTGCGGCGTGGTCCTGGCGGACGTCATCGCGTGGCTGGAGCGGGGCGTCGAGGGTACACCCGGGCACGGCGACGATTTGCGTGCCGCGATCACCGCGTTGCGCGACGCACAGGGCACGCCTTCCGCGAGCACGTTGCCGGTGGCCAACGTGACGGAGCGCCTGCGCGATCTGGTCGACCTGTGGCAGGACTGCCTTCGCCTGCATCGTGCGTTTGTCGACAAGGCCCCTGTGACGCCGACCCTGGCGTACCGCGATGCCGGCCCGGACGACAGCCGGCGTTTCTACGACCACGTGCAGATGATCCACGCCGCGCTGTCGCCCGCGCTGGCCTTCGTCATCGCGGCCACGGCCTGGCTCTACAGCGGCTGGCCCGGTGGGGCGTTCGGCGTGGTACTGGTCGCCGTCTCCACCGCGTTCTTCGCCGCCTCCGATGCGCCTGCCGCCCTGATCGGCCGCTTCTTCCTCTGGCAGGCCATCAGCGTCGTCGCGGGGCTGGTCTATCTGTTCTACATCTTCCCCCAGCTGACCTCGTTCGCCGGCGTGGCGCTGGCGATGGCGCCGCCACTGATCCTGGTTGGCACGCTGACCGGCCGGCCGGCATTCAACATGGGTGTCCTGCTGGTGACGTCGCAGACGATCAGTGGCATCGCCCTGCACAACAACTCGGCAGCGAACTTCGAGGACTACGCCAACAGCAGCCTCGCCGCGCTGGGTGGCCTGGCCTTCGCCGCCGTGTGGAGTGCGGTCACGCGACCCTTCGGTGCCGAGATTGCCGCGCGGCGTCTTGCCGTGGCGAACTGGCGCGAGCAGGTCGCGCTGTCGCGCAGCGACCGTCGCATGGAGCGCAACGTGGCGCTGTCGCGCATGGTGGACCGGACCGCGCAGTGGATGCCGCGTCTGGCCCTGACCACGGGCAAGCCGCTGTCGCATACCGACGCCGTGCGCGACCTGCGCGTCAGCGTGGCCCTGATCGACCTGCGCGAGCAGCGTGCGCGCGGCGCGGACCTTATCGACATCGTGCTCGACGCCAGCCACTTCTATTTCCAGCAGTGTCTCGCCGCACGTACGTCGCTGCCGCCGCCCGCGGCGCTGCTCACCACGATCGATACCGCGATAGCCGCCCTGGCCGGCGCGCACGGCGACGCCGCGGCAGCGCTGCTGCGCTACCGCCTCGCCTTGCTGGCGCTGCCACCCGTCGCGATGGCCGAACCCATTTCCCCTCAACCCACGCAGCCCATCCTCTCCCAGTGA
- a CDS encoding DUF1656 domain-containing protein has protein sequence MYGEFSLYGVYLPTLLAVMAAAYGVKSLVRFALGKTHFYAWVWHPALFNLAVYVLAVAGVLALLPEVARG, from the coding sequence CTGTACGGTGAGTTCAGCCTCTACGGCGTGTACCTCCCCACGTTGCTGGCCGTCATGGCCGCGGCTTACGGCGTGAAGAGCCTCGTGCGCTTCGCCCTCGGCAAGACGCACTTCTACGCCTGGGTATGGCACCCGGCGCTGTTCAACCTCGCTGTTTACGTACTGGCCGTGGCCGGCGTGCTGGCGCTGTTGCCGGAGGTGGCCCGTGGCTAG
- a CDS encoding biotin/lipoyl-binding protein, protein MASLARRILPTVVTLVVVAAAIGAGVHVWHAYDDLPWTRDAHIRADTVQVSPDVSGLVTEVYVHDNDAVKQGQPLFVVDRARFELAVRRAEAAVEEQRAVVAELRREEARNREVSDLVARESAEQVTSKLAAAEARLHADDTAADTARLDLARTLVKAPADGTLNDHVVRVGDYVSAGHAPFAMVDGHSFHVDGYFEETRLHGVKPGQAVTIQVMGEHAMLHGRVQSVAAGIADRERANSTQGLPDINPTFNWVRLAQRIPVRISIDEASPDLLLVAGRTATVTIRTETRARAKS, encoded by the coding sequence GTGGCTAGTCTCGCCCGCAGGATCCTGCCCACCGTGGTGACCCTCGTGGTGGTCGCCGCCGCCATCGGTGCCGGCGTGCATGTCTGGCACGCGTATGACGATCTGCCATGGACGCGCGACGCGCATATCCGCGCCGATACGGTGCAGGTGTCGCCGGATGTGTCGGGCCTGGTTACCGAGGTGTACGTGCACGACAACGATGCGGTGAAACAGGGCCAGCCGCTGTTCGTCGTCGATCGCGCGCGCTTCGAACTGGCCGTGCGTCGCGCCGAGGCAGCCGTGGAGGAACAGCGCGCCGTCGTCGCCGAGCTGCGCCGCGAGGAAGCACGCAACCGCGAAGTCAGCGATCTCGTCGCCCGCGAATCCGCCGAGCAGGTAACGTCGAAGCTCGCCGCCGCCGAAGCACGCCTGCACGCCGACGACACCGCGGCCGATACCGCGCGCCTCGACCTGGCGCGGACGCTGGTAAAGGCGCCGGCCGACGGCACGCTCAATGACCATGTCGTGCGCGTGGGTGACTACGTCAGTGCCGGCCACGCACCGTTCGCGATGGTGGATGGCCACTCCTTCCACGTGGATGGCTACTTCGAAGAAACCCGCCTGCATGGCGTCAAGCCCGGCCAGGCCGTGACGATCCAGGTGATGGGCGAGCACGCCATGCTTCACGGACGCGTGCAGAGCGTGGCGGCCGGTATTGCCGACCGCGAGCGCGCGAACAGCACGCAGGGCCTCCCGGACATCAATCCCACCTTCAACTGGGTACGCCTGGCCCAGCGCATCCCGGTGCGCATCAGCATCGACGAGGCATCGCCCGACCTGCTGCTGGTGGCCGGGCGCACCGCCACGGTGACGATCCGCACGGAGACCCGCGCGAGGGCGAAGTCGTGA
- a CDS encoding efflux transporter outer membrane subunit, producing the protein MSWRATLPLFVIAASLAGCATVGPDYTVPDGAMVNDARANGAFLPAHGTSIDAAAPLRDDWWNLYNDPTLDALERQALQANAGLRTADANLRRAGALLAAAEAEHEITAKTSASAERTLISAESYLQEEKLPTFNVATTGIEASYDFDLFGKLRRGVEAASADADAATAARDVVRVTVAAQVAASYVGICEAAHDIAVANRTVDVQQRGTEVAKRLFDAGLGSRLDVTRATAQLDLARAALPPLQRRHEASQYALAALLGHVPGDIPDAAKTCSSVPAPSQPIPVGDGMALLRRRPDIREAERKLAAATARIGVATADLYPSVSLGAGAGSNGLLGDYGQAPARYWSIGPLISWTIPTRSAKERVEVAKAGADVALAAFDQAVIQALKETQTALSDYAHALDREATLRQALGEATTASKQAGDLYHAGRTPYLSALDAERTRVAAETALTDAESAVSQARIHLFYALGGGWHDGA; encoded by the coding sequence GTGAGCTGGCGCGCCACTCTCCCCCTCTTCGTCATCGCCGCGTCGCTTGCGGGCTGTGCCACCGTCGGACCCGACTACACCGTGCCCGATGGCGCGATGGTGAACGATGCCCGCGCCAACGGGGCGTTCCTTCCGGCGCACGGTACGTCGATCGACGCTGCCGCGCCCCTGCGTGATGACTGGTGGAACCTGTACAACGACCCGACCCTCGACGCCCTGGAGCGCCAGGCACTCCAGGCGAACGCCGGCCTGCGTACCGCCGACGCCAACCTGCGTCGCGCGGGCGCACTCCTCGCCGCGGCGGAAGCCGAGCACGAGATCACCGCGAAAACGTCGGCGTCCGCCGAGCGCACCCTGATCTCCGCCGAGTCGTACCTGCAGGAAGAAAAACTGCCCACCTTCAACGTGGCGACCACTGGCATCGAGGCCTCGTACGACTTCGACCTGTTCGGCAAGCTGCGCCGCGGCGTGGAGGCCGCCAGTGCGGATGCCGACGCCGCCACGGCCGCGCGCGATGTCGTCCGGGTGACCGTCGCCGCCCAGGTGGCCGCCAGCTACGTGGGCATCTGCGAGGCAGCCCACGACATCGCCGTCGCCAACCGCACCGTCGACGTGCAGCAGCGCGGCACCGAGGTCGCGAAGCGGCTGTTCGACGCCGGGTTGGGCAGTCGCCTGGACGTCACGCGCGCCACCGCCCAGCTCGATCTCGCCCGCGCTGCCTTGCCGCCGTTGCAGCGTCGCCACGAGGCCTCGCAGTACGCCCTCGCGGCGTTGCTCGGCCACGTGCCCGGCGATATCCCGGATGCAGCGAAGACGTGCAGCAGCGTGCCTGCCCCCAGCCAGCCCATTCCCGTGGGCGATGGCATGGCCTTGCTGCGCCGTCGGCCCGACATCCGCGAGGCGGAACGCAAGCTCGCCGCGGCCACCGCGCGCATCGGCGTGGCGACAGCGGATCTCTATCCCAGTGTGTCGCTGGGCGCTGGCGCCGGGTCGAACGGCCTGCTCGGTGATTACGGCCAGGCACCCGCGCGCTACTGGTCCATCGGCCCGTTGATCAGCTGGACGATTCCCACGCGCTCGGCGAAAGAGCGCGTGGAGGTGGCGAAGGCAGGCGCCGACGTCGCGTTGGCCGCGTTCGACCAGGCCGTGATCCAGGCATTGAAGGAAACACAGACGGCGCTGAGCGACTACGCCCACGCGCTGGACCGCGAAGCCACGCTGCGCCAGGCGCTCGGCGAAGCGACGACCGCGTCGAAGCAGGCGGGTGATCTTTATCACGCCGGCCGCACGCCGTACCTCAGCGCGCTGGATGCGGAACGTACCCGCGTGGCCGCGGAAACCGCACTGACTGACGCAGAATCAGCGGTCTCCCAAGCGCGCATCCACCTGTTCTACGCACTGGGCGGCGGCTGGCACGACGGCGCCTGA
- a CDS encoding sel1 repeat family protein: protein MQHLMHAAKALVFAALMIAGTAAYAEDAPEHVTDKELSDAHCAIGMEKFLPGDYFYCVGAQNYGTEHFEAAQRLFEKAASWASKPAQYVLGVMALNGDHQPMNRPLAAAWFTLAAERNTPRFTQPLQALSATLTPDERRRADAYLLDMKRTYADAVAAPRAETRYHDGMAQLKSSGGNSYCMEGGLDVRDLAEGKAPSSCPPTIAVVQFVDKQANNVFEDWTGHVTVGPLQVATPPATTP from the coding sequence ATGCAGCACCTGATGCACGCGGCGAAGGCGTTGGTCTTCGCTGCTTTGATGATCGCTGGCACGGCGGCGTACGCCGAGGATGCCCCGGAACACGTCACGGACAAGGAGCTCTCCGATGCGCACTGCGCCATCGGCATGGAGAAGTTCCTGCCCGGCGATTACTTCTACTGCGTTGGCGCGCAGAACTACGGCACCGAACACTTCGAAGCGGCGCAGCGCCTGTTTGAAAAAGCCGCCAGCTGGGCCAGCAAGCCCGCGCAGTATGTGCTTGGCGTCATGGCCCTCAACGGCGACCACCAGCCGATGAACCGCCCGCTGGCCGCCGCGTGGTTCACGCTGGCCGCCGAGCGCAACACGCCGCGTTTCACCCAGCCGCTGCAGGCGTTGAGCGCCACGCTGACGCCCGATGAACGGCGTCGCGCCGATGCCTACCTGCTCGACATGAAGCGCACGTACGCCGACGCCGTCGCCGCGCCGCGAGCCGAAACCCGCTACCACGACGGCATGGCCCAGCTCAAAAGCAGCGGCGGCAACAGCTACTGCATGGAAGGTGGCCTCGACGTGCGCGATCTCGCCGAAGGCAAGGCGCCTTCGTCATGCCCACCGACCATCGCCGTGGTGCAGTTCGTCGACAAGCAGGCCAACAACGTGTTCGAGGACTGGACGGGGCATGTGACGGTGGGCCCGCTGCAGGTGGCGACCCCGCCTGCGACGACGCCGTAA
- a CDS encoding cupin domain-containing protein, protein MIKHALFGAVVFVAAAVSAGQGHAQQATLGTLHRVDLQRHDLTAPGWEAIQVRVDFPPGTDAPNHKHPGEEIIYVLKGTLEYKLEGQPAAVYKVGQVLTVPAGVAHSVKNLDKGTSSELATYVVPKGKPLIELVK, encoded by the coding sequence ATGATCAAGCACGCGCTTTTTGGTGCGGTTGTGTTCGTCGCAGCCGCCGTTTCTGCCGGCCAGGGGCATGCGCAGCAGGCCACGCTCGGCACCCTGCATCGCGTCGACCTGCAACGGCATGACCTGACAGCCCCCGGCTGGGAAGCCATCCAGGTACGGGTCGATTTCCCGCCGGGCACGGACGCGCCGAACCATAAGCACCCCGGCGAGGAAATCATCTACGTCCTCAAGGGCACGCTGGAGTACAAACTCGAGGGCCAGCCCGCCGCCGTGTACAAGGTCGGGCAGGTCCTGACGGTGCCGGCCGGCGTGGCCCATAGCGTGAAGAACCTGGACAAGGGCACGTCCTCGGAGCTGGCGACCTACGTGGTACCCAAGGGCAAACCGCTCATCGAGCTGGTGAAGTAG